Proteins found in one Arthrobacter pascens genomic segment:
- a CDS encoding MFS transporter codes for MSVASPTTTKELLDSPVLKSAVSKASFRLMPMLVILYVVAFLDRTNVGFAEAALEVDRGITAGAYALGAGIFFIGYALFEIPSNLLLTKFGAKVWLARIAITWGIVSACFAFVQGETSFVILRFLLGVTEAGLFPGVIMFLAAWFPNKVRVKMFAIFYLAQPFSQMMGAPLSGWLINIGDQVPGVAGWQVMFFTEGMLAVLAGVAAYFFLINSPQDAKFLDKDEKKALLDVMALEDDVKEKDGPRGVLAAMKNGKVWYFTAIYFCLQIAVYGVTFYLPQQVAQLTGQKVGFEVGLLAAIPWFFGIFACYFIGKAANTIVRRRVWGTGLFISTGLCIFGSAWAGSNHLPALGIIFITLAVCSFLSIGPISWSYPTAFLTGTAAAAGIGLINSLGNLGGFVAPILRTSVNQITASDTGTMGVYALGVLPFVAAVMMYATKKFRNKADELLENP; via the coding sequence ATGTCTGTCGCTAGCCCTACAACCACCAAGGAGCTGCTGGATTCACCGGTCCTGAAATCGGCTGTGTCCAAGGCATCCTTCCGCCTCATGCCGATGCTGGTCATCCTGTATGTGGTGGCATTCCTTGACCGCACCAACGTGGGTTTCGCCGAGGCTGCCCTGGAGGTGGACCGGGGAATCACGGCAGGAGCCTACGCACTGGGTGCAGGTATCTTCTTCATTGGCTACGCCCTGTTCGAGATCCCATCCAACCTGCTGCTGACCAAGTTCGGCGCCAAGGTGTGGCTTGCCCGCATCGCCATCACCTGGGGGATCGTCTCTGCCTGCTTCGCCTTCGTCCAGGGCGAGACCTCCTTCGTGATCCTCCGGTTCCTGCTTGGTGTCACCGAGGCCGGCCTGTTCCCCGGCGTCATCATGTTCCTTGCCGCCTGGTTCCCCAACAAGGTCCGCGTGAAGATGTTCGCCATCTTCTACCTGGCACAGCCCTTCTCGCAGATGATGGGTGCACCGCTGTCCGGCTGGCTGATCAACATCGGCGACCAGGTTCCCGGCGTGGCCGGCTGGCAGGTCATGTTCTTCACCGAAGGCATGCTCGCAGTCCTGGCGGGCGTCGCCGCCTACTTCTTCCTCATCAACAGCCCCCAGGACGCTAAGTTCCTGGACAAGGATGAAAAGAAGGCGCTCCTCGACGTCATGGCGTTGGAAGACGACGTCAAGGAAAAGGACGGCCCCCGTGGTGTCCTCGCAGCCATGAAGAACGGCAAGGTCTGGTACTTCACCGCCATCTACTTCTGCCTCCAGATCGCCGTCTACGGGGTCACGTTCTACCTGCCGCAGCAGGTAGCGCAGCTGACAGGCCAGAAGGTTGGCTTTGAAGTTGGCCTGCTGGCAGCCATTCCATGGTTCTTCGGCATCTTCGCCTGCTACTTCATCGGCAAGGCAGCGAACACCATTGTCCGCCGCCGCGTGTGGGGTACCGGACTGTTCATCTCCACCGGCCTGTGCATCTTCGGTTCTGCGTGGGCAGGATCCAACCACCTGCCGGCGCTGGGAATCATTTTCATCACCCTCGCAGTGTGCAGCTTCCTGTCCATCGGGCCCATCTCCTGGTCCTACCCGACGGCGTTCCTCACCGGTACGGCAGCCGCTGCAGGCATCGGCCTGATCAACTCCCTCGGCAACCTCGGCGGGTTCGTAGCCCCGATCCTGCGGACTTCGGTCAACCAGATCACCGCCTCCGATACCGGCACCATGGGCGTGTACGCACTGGGTGTGCTCCCGTTCGTAGCGGCCGTGATGATGTACGCCACCAAGAAGTTCCGCAACAAGGCGGACGAACTGCTTGAGAACCCGTAG
- a CDS encoding SDR family NAD(P)-dependent oxidoreductase, translating into MTIFPAERTAIITGAVSERGIGRATASYLAAQGWNIGIIDLDDALCKAAAKEIANEFGVAAHGVGANVADEASVRKAIDELEAELPQIVALANVAGVSSPVAYLDLDAAEWDRVLNINLNGVHYATRRVAESMVKNRIGRIVNISSVSAQRGGGTFSKTPYSVAKAGVIGLTRATARELGGYDITVNAISPGPIDTDIMGGTLSQERKDELTKDLVVNRVGSSRDIAAAIAFLISEDAGYISGQTLNVDGGLYMH; encoded by the coding sequence ATGACCATTTTTCCCGCAGAGCGCACCGCGATCATTACCGGCGCCGTCTCCGAGCGCGGCATCGGCCGCGCCACCGCCAGCTACCTGGCCGCGCAGGGCTGGAACATCGGCATCATCGATCTGGATGACGCCTTGTGCAAGGCAGCCGCCAAGGAAATCGCCAATGAGTTCGGCGTAGCGGCCCACGGCGTCGGCGCCAACGTGGCAGACGAAGCGTCCGTCCGCAAGGCCATCGATGAACTCGAAGCCGAGCTTCCGCAGATCGTCGCCCTGGCCAATGTGGCCGGCGTTAGCTCGCCGGTGGCGTACCTGGACCTGGACGCGGCCGAATGGGACCGCGTGCTCAACATCAACCTCAACGGTGTCCACTACGCCACCCGGCGGGTGGCCGAGTCCATGGTGAAGAACCGGATCGGCCGCATCGTGAACATCTCCTCCGTGTCTGCCCAGCGCGGCGGCGGCACCTTCTCCAAGACGCCCTACTCCGTAGCCAAAGCCGGCGTGATAGGCCTGACCCGCGCCACCGCCCGCGAACTCGGCGGGTACGACATCACCGTCAACGCCATCTCTCCAGGCCCTATCGATACGGACATCATGGGCGGCACGCTCAGCCAGGAACGCAAGGACGAACTCACCAAGGACCTCGTGGTCAACCGCGTCGGTTCCAGCCGCGATATCGCCGCCGCCATCGCCTTCCTCATCAGCGAGGACGCCGGTTACATCTCCGGCCAGACGCTGAATGTGGATGGCGGCCTCTACATGCACTAG
- a CDS encoding 3-hydroxyacyl-CoA dehydrogenase family protein yields the protein MTETPISSPESSSNAARKIAVVGSGYMGGGIAQVLALGGARVALADVSAEVAQNNYDRLLAESDQFVADGLFPEGATAILKQNLWAAKDIEEAVTGADFIEEAVPEVIAIKHQTLARISAAARPDAIIGSNTSTISIAELSGPVTNPERFLGVHFSNPSPFIPGVEIIPHAGTSAATVGAVREMVHAANKQTAVVKDVTGFVLNRLQYALFHEAAQLVEQGIATAEDVDTLVRTTFGFRLPFFGPFAIADMAGLDVYNFCYKSLQTEFPERFATPKILTDLVEAGKLGTKSGAGFLSVPAERTPELIAYRNKAYVAMQKLLDDLGPAPIA from the coding sequence ATGACCGAAACACCAATCAGTTCACCAGAAAGCTCCAGCAACGCTGCCCGGAAGATCGCCGTCGTCGGCTCCGGCTACATGGGCGGGGGCATAGCCCAGGTGCTGGCGCTGGGCGGAGCACGCGTGGCCCTGGCCGATGTGTCGGCCGAAGTGGCACAGAACAACTACGACAGGCTCCTTGCCGAATCCGACCAGTTCGTCGCCGACGGCCTGTTCCCGGAAGGTGCCACAGCCATCCTGAAGCAGAACCTCTGGGCTGCCAAGGACATCGAAGAAGCAGTAACTGGTGCCGACTTCATCGAGGAAGCCGTGCCAGAGGTCATCGCGATCAAGCACCAGACCCTGGCCCGGATCAGCGCGGCAGCACGGCCGGACGCCATCATCGGATCCAATACTTCCACCATCTCCATCGCTGAGCTCTCCGGGCCGGTCACCAACCCGGAGCGGTTCCTGGGCGTGCACTTCTCTAACCCGTCCCCCTTTATTCCAGGCGTGGAAATCATCCCTCACGCCGGTACTTCGGCTGCGACAGTGGGCGCCGTCCGCGAAATGGTGCATGCTGCCAACAAACAGACCGCCGTGGTCAAGGACGTCACCGGCTTCGTCCTCAACCGCCTCCAGTACGCACTGTTCCACGAGGCAGCCCAGCTCGTGGAGCAGGGCATCGCGACGGCGGAGGACGTTGACACCCTGGTCCGGACCACGTTCGGCTTCCGGCTGCCCTTCTTCGGGCCCTTCGCCATTGCGGACATGGCCGGCCTGGACGTGTACAACTTCTGCTACAAGTCCCTGCAGACCGAGTTCCCGGAGCGCTTCGCCACGCCGAAGATCCTGACTGACCTGGTGGAAGCAGGCAAGCTGGGCACCAAGTCCGGTGCGGGCTTCCTCAGCGTTCCCGCCGAGCGCACGCCTGAACTGATCGCCTACCGCAACAAGGCGTACGTGGCCATGCAGAAGCTCCTCGACGATCTGGGCCCGGCCCCCATCGCCTGA
- a CDS encoding ribose-5-phosphate isomerase, producing MNNTAGWRIVIGNDEAGVEYKDELKALLEADGRVASVQDIGVGPNDSTAYPHVAVDAARMVAEGQADRALLICGTGLGVAIAANKVPGIRAVTAHDGYSVERSVLSNNAQVLTLGQRVIGLELAKKLVGEWLGYRFDENSASADKVDAICSYEPEYTKAV from the coding sequence ATGAATAACACCGCAGGGTGGCGCATTGTCATCGGCAACGATGAGGCCGGCGTCGAATATAAGGACGAGCTGAAGGCGCTGCTCGAAGCGGACGGCCGCGTGGCCTCCGTCCAGGACATCGGGGTTGGCCCCAACGACTCCACGGCGTACCCGCACGTGGCCGTGGACGCCGCGCGCATGGTGGCGGAAGGCCAGGCAGACCGGGCGCTGCTGATCTGCGGCACCGGTCTTGGAGTGGCCATCGCGGCCAACAAGGTCCCCGGGATCCGTGCGGTCACAGCCCACGACGGTTACTCTGTGGAGCGTTCCGTCCTCAGCAACAATGCGCAGGTCCTCACTCTGGGCCAGCGCGTCATTGGCCTGGAACTGGCCAAGAAGCTCGTGGGCGAATGGCTCGGCTACCGCTTCGATGAAAATTCCGCGTCCGCCGACAAGGTGGACGCCATCTGCTCCTACGAGCCCGAATACACGAAGGCAGTCTGA
- a CDS encoding dihydroxyacetone kinase family protein: MTQIFDNPAHFADEALDGFVAANREYVARVDGGVVRSTEVPSGRVALVVGGGSGHYPAFAGLVGPGLATASACGNMFASPAAGQVYRVAKAANAGGGVLLSYGNYAGDVLHFGQAQLRLNAEGIETRTVLVTDDIASAPLDQIEKRRGIAGDLTVFKIAGAAAEAGLSLDEVERLAIRTNLHTRSLGVAFDGCTLPGAAEPLFHVPAGQMSLGLGIHGEPGISEHPMPTASELAELLVSRLLEDRPEAAGNRVVPIVNGLGTVKYDELFLLFGKIEKVLVSAGLEVVEPECGELVTSLDMSGLSLTLLWLDEELERYWAAPADTPAFKKGTLAPRARRAQAGPEEVVAADAEEPAAASAHLGRLAAAVLAQVRDVVVEHEEELGRLDAIAGDGDHGIGMRRGVDAAAAAAEAMAAAGSSVARVLTAAGEAWSERAGGTSGALWGSAVIAAGLALGNRASYRGEDAADAVTAFTAAITELGKAGPGDKTMVDALLPFRDAFLRNLDGGTQVAKSLAAAAVAAQEAAEKTSELRPLKGRARPLAEKSLGHPDPGAISFGLIAQRISTYIDSELAAAAGKGARA, from the coding sequence ATGACCCAGATCTTCGACAATCCCGCCCATTTCGCGGATGAGGCGCTGGACGGCTTTGTAGCCGCGAACCGCGAGTACGTCGCCCGCGTGGACGGCGGCGTTGTACGCTCCACCGAAGTGCCTTCCGGCCGGGTGGCCCTGGTGGTGGGCGGCGGCTCCGGCCACTACCCGGCCTTTGCCGGGCTGGTTGGCCCGGGGCTGGCAACGGCCTCCGCCTGCGGCAACATGTTTGCATCCCCGGCCGCAGGCCAGGTGTACCGGGTGGCCAAGGCGGCGAACGCCGGCGGCGGCGTGCTGCTGAGTTACGGCAATTACGCCGGCGACGTGCTGCACTTCGGCCAGGCCCAGCTGCGGCTCAACGCCGAGGGCATCGAAACCCGCACGGTGCTGGTCACCGATGACATCGCCAGCGCCCCGCTGGACCAGATCGAAAAACGCCGCGGCATCGCCGGGGACCTGACCGTCTTCAAGATCGCCGGCGCCGCCGCTGAAGCCGGACTCAGCCTGGACGAGGTGGAGCGGCTCGCCATCAGAACTAACCTTCACACCCGTTCCCTGGGCGTGGCCTTCGACGGCTGCACCCTGCCGGGTGCCGCCGAACCGCTCTTCCACGTGCCGGCCGGCCAGATGTCACTGGGACTCGGCATCCACGGCGAACCGGGCATTTCGGAACACCCGATGCCCACCGCCTCCGAACTGGCCGAACTCCTGGTTTCGCGCCTTCTGGAAGACAGGCCAGAAGCTGCGGGGAACCGCGTAGTGCCGATCGTCAACGGCCTGGGCACCGTGAAGTACGACGAGCTCTTCCTGCTGTTCGGCAAGATCGAGAAGGTGCTGGTGTCCGCCGGACTGGAAGTTGTGGAACCCGAGTGCGGGGAACTCGTCACCAGCCTGGACATGTCCGGACTCTCCCTCACCCTGCTCTGGCTGGATGAGGAACTCGAGCGGTACTGGGCCGCTCCGGCGGACACCCCGGCGTTCAAGAAGGGCACCCTGGCGCCGCGTGCCCGCCGCGCCCAGGCAGGGCCCGAGGAGGTCGTCGCCGCCGATGCCGAAGAACCCGCCGCCGCGTCTGCCCACCTTGGCAGGCTGGCAGCCGCCGTGCTCGCACAGGTGCGGGACGTCGTCGTCGAACATGAAGAGGAACTGGGCAGGCTGGACGCGATCGCTGGCGACGGCGATCACGGCATCGGCATGCGCCGGGGCGTGGACGCAGCAGCAGCCGCCGCCGAGGCGATGGCGGCAGCGGGTTCCTCAGTGGCGCGCGTGCTGACGGCAGCCGGGGAAGCCTGGAGCGAACGCGCAGGCGGCACCTCCGGCGCGCTGTGGGGATCGGCCGTCATCGCGGCAGGCCTGGCCCTGGGCAACCGGGCGTCATACCGTGGCGAGGACGCGGCCGACGCCGTGACCGCCTTCACGGCCGCCATCACCGAACTTGGCAAGGCCGGGCCGGGGGACAAGACCATGGTGGACGCCCTCCTGCCGTTCCGGGATGCCTTCCTCCGGAACCTCGACGGCGGCACGCAGGTGGCGAAGTCCCTCGCCGCCGCCGCTGTGGCCGCGCAGGAAGCAGCGGAGAAGACCTCAGAACTTCGTCCGCTCAAGGGCCGCGCCCGGCCGCTGGCCGAGAAGAGCCTCGGCCATCCGGATCCCGGCGCGATCTCCTTCGGGCTGATCGCGCAGCGCATCTCCACCTACATCGATTCTGAACTGGCCGCAGCGGCCGGAAAAGGAGCACGTGCATGA
- a CDS encoding sugar phosphate isomerase/epimerase family protein has translation MAYTAENWPITAALLQFRGTDAQGIHINDADCSAWAEVLAEVKEAGFANADLTDSWVRPGDLSPVRLAEFKQTAASVGIGIPVISAIRRSVIEEGNWQANLAYSHRTIDAAAELGCEVVSVGLHQALTPEQQKQLWFWTVEGHKDPAGDKEAWGKAVTRLRELGRHAAGVGVLLSLEMYEDTYLGTADSSVRLVQDIGLSNVGLNPDLGNLIRLHRPIEDWREMVAKTLPYSNYWHMKNYVRDEDVARDTYVTMPAPMESGLINYREAFKEAISVGFQGILCTEHYGGDGLSVTASNQEYLRRHVLPKADGYVLGQSQVDQGRQQPSAVELAAV, from the coding sequence ATGGCTTATACAGCCGAAAACTGGCCCATCACGGCAGCGCTGCTGCAGTTCCGGGGTACTGACGCCCAGGGCATCCACATCAACGACGCCGATTGTTCGGCTTGGGCAGAGGTCCTTGCCGAGGTGAAGGAAGCCGGCTTTGCCAACGCTGACCTGACCGACAGCTGGGTCCGCCCCGGCGATCTCAGCCCGGTCCGCCTCGCTGAGTTCAAGCAGACTGCGGCCAGCGTGGGCATCGGCATTCCGGTCATCTCCGCCATTCGTCGCAGTGTCATCGAGGAAGGCAACTGGCAGGCGAACCTGGCCTACAGCCATCGCACCATCGACGCAGCCGCCGAGTTGGGCTGCGAGGTTGTTTCCGTCGGCTTGCACCAGGCACTCACACCGGAGCAGCAGAAGCAGTTGTGGTTCTGGACGGTCGAAGGACACAAGGATCCGGCAGGTGACAAGGAAGCCTGGGGCAAGGCCGTGACAAGACTGCGCGAGCTTGGCCGCCATGCAGCCGGGGTGGGCGTCCTGCTCTCGCTCGAAATGTACGAGGACACCTACCTTGGAACCGCGGATTCCTCGGTCCGGCTGGTCCAGGACATCGGACTTTCCAACGTGGGACTCAACCCCGACCTCGGCAACCTGATCCGACTGCACCGCCCCATCGAGGACTGGCGCGAGATGGTCGCCAAGACCCTGCCGTACTCCAACTATTGGCACATGAAGAACTACGTCCGGGACGAGGACGTTGCCAGGGACACGTACGTCACCATGCCGGCACCGATGGAAAGCGGCCTGATTAACTACCGCGAGGCTTTCAAGGAGGCCATCTCCGTGGGCTTCCAGGGCATCCTCTGCACCGAGCACTACGGCGGAGACGGGCTGAGCGTGACGGCCAGCAACCAGGAATACCTGCGCCGCCACGTCCTGCCCAAGGCCGACGGCTACGTCCTCGGTCAAAGCCAGGTGGACCAGGGCCGGCAGCAGCCGTCCGCCGTCGAACTCGCCGCGGTCTGA
- a CDS encoding GntR family transcriptional regulator: protein MQNAIPGPEAGSKTGRKSDATSGARSGGLAGRPAGRTVNRQVLADHVYEELLSSLMDGRMEPGAAVSIDGMARELDVSPTPVREALARLEHTGMVRRVALKGYRVAPVFTQDDFAELMEARLAIEPVNARLACPRLTPESLAKLGEAVEDLRAAPRGPSFAEFKDYLEADERFHQLIAQLTGNQFMVAAYGALGGQVQRFRLFGGVGITDAEFAIAEHQAVLDALSTGDPEKAAAAMSDHIKKVRGRAIADAPPE, encoded by the coding sequence ATGCAGAACGCTATCCCCGGCCCTGAAGCTGGTAGCAAAACCGGCCGCAAGTCCGACGCCACCAGCGGCGCACGCTCAGGTGGGTTAGCGGGCCGCCCGGCCGGCAGGACGGTCAATCGGCAGGTCCTGGCCGACCACGTTTACGAAGAGCTGCTCTCCTCGCTGATGGACGGCAGGATGGAACCGGGCGCCGCCGTCAGCATCGACGGCATGGCCCGTGAACTGGACGTCTCACCCACTCCCGTCCGGGAGGCCCTTGCAAGGCTGGAGCATACGGGCATGGTCCGCCGGGTAGCGCTCAAGGGGTACCGCGTTGCGCCCGTCTTCACACAGGACGACTTCGCCGAGCTGATGGAGGCACGTCTCGCGATAGAGCCAGTCAACGCCCGGCTAGCGTGCCCACGGCTGACTCCGGAGAGCCTCGCAAAGCTCGGCGAAGCCGTCGAAGACCTGAGGGCGGCACCCCGCGGACCGTCGTTCGCCGAATTCAAGGACTACCTGGAGGCGGACGAGCGTTTTCACCAGCTCATCGCGCAGTTGACCGGAAATCAGTTCATGGTCGCGGCCTACGGAGCCCTCGGCGGCCAGGTGCAGCGCTTCCGCCTCTTTGGCGGCGTGGGCATCACGGACGCCGAATTCGCCATTGCCGAGCACCAAGCAGTTCTGGACGCGCTCTCCACCGGAGATCCCGAGAAGGCTGCTGCCGCCATGTCGGATCACATCAAGAAGGTTCGCGGCCGCGCTATCGCCGACGCCCCGCCGGAGTAG
- a CDS encoding NAD(P)H-dependent flavin oxidoreductase — MTPEHRTPARTSRVTELFGTEVPVVLGPFGGVSSVELTAAVSDGGGLGSYGLYGYGAEAIRNTASLLKEATARPFALNLWVPDGSEGTPLPQADFDRYVSTLRPYFDELELPLPQMPDAYLPDYGEQVDATLEARPAVVSFVFGVPAPEVVEEAHRRGIVVIGTATTVAEAVALEAGGVDAVVASGMESGGHRVSFLKPAEESLVGTFALVPQVADAVGIPVIAAGGIADRRGYAAAMALGADAVQVGSAFLATRESAAVPAYREILRSPAARETVLTRVLSGRLARGIPNRITAELTDPARIAPFPAQNWLTGRFRPQAAAQGNTGLMSLWAGQAAPLIRHDSAADVLAELLAGAPA, encoded by the coding sequence ATGACGCCAGAGCACCGCACCCCGGCCCGCACCAGCCGGGTCACCGAACTGTTCGGCACCGAGGTTCCGGTTGTCCTGGGCCCCTTCGGCGGTGTGTCCTCCGTCGAGCTCACGGCGGCGGTGAGCGACGGCGGCGGGCTGGGTTCCTACGGCCTGTACGGTTATGGCGCCGAGGCCATCCGTAACACCGCTTCCCTGCTGAAGGAAGCCACGGCCAGGCCGTTCGCGTTGAACCTCTGGGTACCCGACGGCAGTGAGGGCACGCCTCTCCCGCAGGCAGACTTCGACCGCTACGTCAGCACCCTCAGGCCGTACTTCGACGAACTGGAACTGCCCCTGCCCCAGATGCCGGACGCCTACCTCCCGGACTACGGCGAGCAGGTGGATGCCACGCTCGAGGCGCGCCCCGCCGTCGTCAGTTTTGTGTTTGGTGTCCCGGCGCCGGAAGTCGTCGAGGAGGCGCACCGGCGCGGAATCGTGGTGATAGGCACTGCCACCACCGTGGCGGAAGCCGTAGCTTTGGAGGCCGGCGGCGTGGACGCCGTGGTGGCGAGCGGAATGGAGTCGGGCGGCCACCGGGTCTCCTTCCTGAAGCCCGCGGAGGAATCCCTAGTGGGCACCTTTGCGCTGGTCCCCCAAGTGGCGGACGCCGTTGGCATCCCGGTGATCGCTGCCGGCGGCATCGCCGACCGGCGCGGATATGCGGCCGCCATGGCTCTGGGCGCCGATGCCGTCCAGGTGGGCTCCGCGTTCCTGGCCACCAGGGAATCCGCCGCGGTTCCGGCCTACCGTGAGATCCTCCGAAGCCCGGCGGCCCGCGAAACGGTGCTCACCCGCGTCCTCAGCGGACGGCTGGCCCGCGGGATCCCCAACCGCATCACGGCCGAACTGACCGACCCCGCCCGGATAGCGCCCTTCCCTGCCCAGAACTGGCTTACGGGGCGGTTCCGGCCGCAGGCGGCGGCCCAGGGGAACACCGGACTGATGTCCCTGTGGGCCGGGCAGGCAGCGCCCCTGATCCGGCACGACTCGGCCGCAGATGTCCTGGCCGAACTGCTCGCAGGCGCACCGGCCTGA
- a CDS encoding YcnI family copper-binding membrane protein — protein sequence MNTSILRRTLTAAATTVGSAALLLTAAAGASAHVGVTPDKTTANSYALLTFGIPHGCDESATTRVAITLPAELNDAQPTVNPNWTVEKVTEQLAEPKKLADGTTITKRTSQIVYTAKTPLADDLRDALVLSLKLPDAAGTTLHFPTLQTCETGQTDWAEIAKEGQDPHSLEAPAPSITITEAAGPDGHDAATAGTAAHSTGPSSAGTGTGADARNWAGLAAGIGGLALGGLALARSRRTAQAGEAAAK from the coding sequence ATGAACACCTCCATCCTTCGCCGTACCCTCACAGCCGCCGCAACCACCGTCGGCTCCGCCGCCCTCCTGCTCACTGCGGCAGCCGGCGCGTCGGCTCACGTCGGCGTCACCCCGGACAAGACGACCGCCAACTCCTATGCCCTGCTCACATTCGGCATCCCGCACGGCTGCGATGAGTCGGCTACCACCAGGGTGGCCATCACGCTGCCGGCCGAGCTCAACGATGCCCAGCCCACCGTGAACCCCAACTGGACCGTGGAAAAGGTCACCGAACAACTCGCCGAACCCAAGAAACTGGCGGACGGCACAACCATCACCAAGCGCACCAGCCAGATCGTCTACACAGCAAAGACTCCGCTCGCAGACGACCTCAGAGACGCTCTGGTACTCTCGCTGAAACTGCCCGATGCCGCCGGGACAACGCTCCACTTCCCCACCTTGCAGACCTGTGAAACGGGCCAGACGGACTGGGCGGAGATTGCCAAGGAGGGCCAGGACCCGCACTCGCTGGAGGCCCCGGCACCGTCCATCACCATCACCGAGGCAGCAGGCCCGGACGGGCACGACGCCGCCACTGCGGGGACGGCTGCGCATTCCACAGGACCGTCGTCCGCAGGGACCGGCACGGGCGCGGACGCCCGGAACTGGGCCGGCCTCGCTGCCGGCATCGGCGGACTCGCCCTCGGCGGCCTGGCGCTCGCACGCTCGAGGCGCACCGCACAAGCAGGAGAGGCTGCCGCCAAGTAA
- a CDS encoding DUF4232 domain-containing protein, which yields MRSQRISQGFVITTAAAAAAALMLTACGPSQSQTPGTTEPGTTSASPATTSASQTPSQTPSSLTSTSTPAGQALCKAGTLAATTDATGGGAAGSVYMKLILTNTGTEPCLLRGFPGVSLANDAAGAPIGAPAKRDEAMPAADVLLAPGQAGSAVLRYTQAGNYSDCTMVDAAGYRIYPPEDTASLFLAQPTQACSNAGIELLTIGAFQPA from the coding sequence ATGAGGTCACAGCGAATTTCACAGGGGTTTGTTATTACGACGGCGGCCGCCGCGGCGGCGGCACTGATGCTCACCGCCTGCGGCCCAAGCCAGTCGCAGACGCCAGGGACCACGGAACCCGGCACCACCTCGGCCAGCCCCGCCACCACCTCGGCGTCGCAGACCCCGTCCCAAACACCGTCGTCGTTGACGTCTACCTCCACGCCCGCGGGGCAGGCGCTCTGCAAGGCAGGCACCCTCGCGGCCACCACCGATGCAACAGGCGGCGGAGCGGCAGGCAGCGTCTACATGAAGCTGATCCTCACCAACACCGGCACGGAGCCCTGCCTGCTCAGGGGCTTCCCCGGGGTGTCCCTGGCCAATGACGCAGCGGGCGCACCGATCGGAGCGCCGGCCAAACGCGACGAGGCCATGCCCGCGGCGGACGTCCTGCTGGCGCCTGGCCAGGCCGGGTCCGCCGTGCTCCGCTACACCCAGGCCGGCAATTATTCCGACTGCACCATGGTGGATGCTGCCGGTTACCGGATCTATCCTCCCGAGGACACTGCATCCCTGTTCCTGGCGCAGCCCACGCAGGCCTGCAGCAACGCGGGTATTGAGCTCCTGACCATCGGAGCCTTCCAGCCCGCCTAG
- a CDS encoding DUF4383 domain-containing protein, translated as MTTMSSGGRTIGRTNIQKASLAVGAVFLLVGILGFIPGITTNYELLGMAGPGSGALLLGVFQVSVLHNIVHLLFGAAGIAMARSATQSKNFLLVGGAVYLVLWLYGLLIGHDTPANFVPFNTADNWLHLILGLGMIALGVALSRGPSRAGRPTTAH; from the coding sequence ATGACAACCATGAGTTCCGGTGGTCGCACCATAGGCCGGACCAACATCCAGAAGGCGTCCCTTGCCGTGGGCGCTGTATTCCTCTTGGTGGGCATCCTGGGATTCATCCCCGGCATTACCACCAACTATGAGTTGCTGGGCATGGCCGGCCCTGGCTCCGGCGCCCTGCTGCTGGGAGTTTTCCAGGTTTCGGTGCTGCACAACATCGTCCACCTGCTGTTCGGCGCAGCGGGCATCGCTATGGCACGCAGCGCCACCCAGTCCAAAAACTTCCTGCTGGTGGGCGGTGCCGTCTACCTGGTTCTTTGGCTGTACGGTCTGCTGATAGGCCACGATACGCCGGCGAACTTCGTCCCCTTCAACACGGCTGACAATTGGCTGCACCTGATTCTGGGGCTCGGCATGATTGCGCTGGGCGTGGCGCTCTCCCGTGGTCCGTCCAGGGCCGGCCGTCCCACCACAGCCCACTAA